One region of Halomonas huangheensis genomic DNA includes:
- a CDS encoding HAL/PAL/TAL family ammonia-lyase, producing MTQPPASSTLARTDRQRTEGQPIILDGQPIDLEDVLTVAEGRCKVALSSDPAFRTHIDSGQQFLERLLAEEGVVYGVTTGYGDACTRAVAAEDIDSLPHQLFTFHGCGMGQSLSVEAARAVVLVRLVSLCRGVSGVSFELLERLAWLLEEDVIPVIPEEGSVGASGDLTPLSYLAAVLCGEREVIDNGQCRPASEALAQRSLTPYRLKPKEGLALMNGTAVMTALAALAFSRCEYLTHLTTRITALSVQALDGNPYHFDADLFAAKPHPGQQRVAARLRDDLHAPSTPRNSPRLQDRYSTRCAPHVIGVVEDALPWWREFLTNELNSANDNPLIDVEAGKVMHGGHFYGGHVAFVMDSLKQATANLADLLDRQLALLVDSRYNHGLPSNLSGASASRLPLNHGYKAVQIGASAWTAEALKLTMPASVFSRSTECHNQDKVSMGTIAARDALRVLTLVEQVAAATLHATCQGVELRRQLQSATPTPQRLAEFVEQVRKEIAPLEEDRALDRDLNHLCRLIRQRHWSLYDAS from the coding sequence ATGACCCAGCCCCCAGCCTCCTCAACGCTCGCCCGCACGGATCGGCAGCGTACTGAAGGACAGCCGATCATTCTCGACGGGCAGCCGATCGACCTCGAAGATGTACTCACGGTTGCCGAAGGCCGTTGCAAGGTTGCACTTTCCAGCGACCCGGCCTTTCGCACCCATATCGATTCAGGCCAGCAGTTCCTCGAACGTCTGCTTGCCGAGGAAGGCGTGGTCTATGGTGTGACCACCGGCTATGGCGACGCCTGCACTCGTGCCGTTGCCGCCGAGGATATCGACAGCCTTCCGCACCAGCTGTTCACCTTCCATGGCTGCGGCATGGGCCAGTCCCTCTCTGTCGAGGCGGCGCGCGCCGTGGTGCTGGTGCGTCTGGTATCGCTGTGCCGTGGCGTCTCGGGAGTCAGTTTCGAACTGCTCGAGCGTCTGGCGTGGTTGCTCGAGGAAGACGTGATACCGGTGATCCCTGAAGAGGGCTCGGTCGGCGCCAGTGGCGACCTGACCCCGCTGTCCTACCTCGCGGCCGTACTCTGCGGAGAGCGCGAAGTGATCGACAACGGGCAATGCCGCCCGGCCAGCGAGGCCCTTGCCCAGCGAAGTCTGACGCCGTATCGCCTCAAGCCCAAGGAAGGCCTCGCGCTGATGAACGGTACTGCGGTGATGACCGCGCTCGCCGCTCTGGCCTTCTCTCGCTGCGAATACCTCACCCACCTGACCACACGCATTACCGCGCTGTCGGTCCAGGCGTTGGACGGCAACCCCTATCATTTCGACGCCGACTTGTTTGCCGCCAAGCCGCACCCCGGACAACAGCGTGTTGCCGCGCGCCTGCGTGATGACCTGCACGCGCCCAGCACTCCACGTAACTCGCCACGCCTGCAGGATCGCTACTCGACACGCTGTGCACCGCACGTTATCGGCGTGGTCGAGGATGCTCTGCCCTGGTGGCGCGAGTTTCTGACCAATGAACTCAACAGTGCCAACGACAACCCGCTGATTGACGTCGAGGCCGGTAAGGTCATGCACGGTGGGCACTTCTACGGCGGGCATGTAGCCTTTGTCATGGACAGCCTCAAGCAGGCCACAGCCAACCTCGCCGACCTGCTCGACCGTCAACTGGCGCTGCTGGTCGACAGCCGCTACAACCATGGCCTGCCGAGCAACCTGAGCGGTGCCAGCGCTTCGCGTCTGCCGCTCAATCACGGTTACAAGGCGGTGCAGATCGGCGCGTCGGCCTGGACGGCGGAAGCCCTCAAGCTGACCATGCCGGCCAGCGTCTTCTCGCGCTCCACCGAGTGCCACAACCAGGACAAGGTCAGCATGGGCACCATCGCCGCGCGCGACGCACTGCGGGTGCTGACTCTGGTCGAGCAGGTCGCCGCCGCAACCCTGCACGCTACCTGTCAGGGCGTCGAACTGCGTCGCCAATTGCAGAGCGCGACACCGACTCCTCAACGCCTTGCCGAGTTCGTCGAGCAGGTGCGCAAGGAGATAGCGCCGCTGGAGGAGGATCGTGCCCTGGATCGAGACCTCAACCATCTCTGCCGCCTGATTCGCCAGCGACATTGGAGCCTTTATGACGCCAGCTGA
- a CDS encoding glycosyltransferase family 2 protein gives MAELCPCAIIPVYDHPATIAGVCEHISELGLPVVLIDDGSGSECREELERLSIAGHHLVRHSANRGKGAAVRTGIAEAKRLGYTHALQVDADGQHHSDDLPAFLAAMLESPSSLVVGYAEYDDTVPKVRHYGRYATHVWVWINTLSLDIRDSMCGVRLYPVAATNVLLAHQHTGDRMTFDTEVLVRWHWSGGRIVNLPVRVHYPEGGVSHFALWRDNAQISWMHTRLFLGMLIRLPKLLLRRWRSK, from the coding sequence ATGGCTGAGCTGTGTCCCTGTGCCATCATTCCGGTCTACGATCACCCCGCCACCATTGCCGGGGTCTGCGAGCACATCTCCGAGCTCGGCCTGCCAGTGGTGCTGATTGATGATGGCAGCGGATCGGAATGTCGCGAGGAACTGGAAAGGCTCTCCATTGCCGGTCACCATCTTGTTCGCCACAGCGCCAACCGCGGCAAGGGCGCAGCGGTGCGCACCGGCATCGCCGAAGCCAAGCGCCTCGGTTACACCCATGCCCTTCAGGTCGATGCCGACGGTCAGCACCATTCCGATGACCTGCCTGCGTTCCTCGCCGCCATGCTGGAGTCTCCATCGAGCCTGGTGGTCGGCTATGCCGAATACGACGATACAGTTCCCAAGGTACGCCACTATGGACGCTACGCGACTCATGTCTGGGTGTGGATCAACACGCTGTCGCTGGATATTCGCGACTCCATGTGTGGAGTACGCCTCTATCCCGTGGCTGCAACCAACGTACTGTTGGCTCACCAGCACACCGGCGACCGCATGACATTCGACACCGAAGTACTGGTGCGCTGGCACTGGAGCGGTGGCCGGATCGTCAACCTGCCGGTCCGTGTCCACTATCCTGAAGGTGGTGTCAGTCATTTTGCTCTATGGCGCGACAATGCCCAGATCAGTTGGATGCACACTCGTCTTTTCCTCGGCATGCTCATCCGACTACCCAAGCTATTGCTGCGTCGCTGGAGGTCGAAATGA